GCGCGGCAGCGGCAGCGTTTACGATCGTGCCGCGGCATGTGCTGGGCGGGACTGGATTTGTGGCGCCGAGCGAGAAAATCACCGTCGCCTACATTGGCTGCGGCACGCAAGGATTGCGGGAAATGCCGGGCATGCTGGCGATGCCGGAAGTGCAAATTGTCGCCGTCTGCGATCCGGTTAAGGAAAGCCACGATTATGTGGACTGGTCGAAGGATGGTCTGCGCACAGAGCTGGCTGCGGCACTGGGCAGGCCTGACTGGCGGCGCGGCACACCGGGCATTCCCGGAGGCCGCGACATCGCAAAGGAAGTCGTTGAGACCTACTACGCGGCCAAACGAGGCTCGGAGAAGTTCACCGGCTGCGCGGCTTACGCCGATTTCCGTGAATTGCTGGAGAAGGAAAAGGACGTTAATGCCGTCAAAGTGATGACGCCGGACCATCTGCACGCCACGATCGCCATAGCGGCGATGAAGCAAGGGAAGCACGTAATGATGCACAAGCCGCTGGCCAATCGTCTGCTGGAGGCGCGGTGGGTGATCGAGACGGCGCGCCAAACAAAGGTGGCCACGCACTTTCTGGCAGCCAGTGACGGCGCGAATGCCCGCGAAATCAAGAACTGGGTTGACGCCGGGGCGATCGGCAAACTGCGCGAGATTCACAATTGGTCGAACCGGCCTGTGTGGCCGCAATACGCAACCATCCCGACAGACCAGCCGCCCGTGCCGGCGGGTTTTGACTGGCCGCTGTGGCTCGGGCCGTCGCTGGACCGGCCCTATCACCCGCACTACACCCATGCGGTGTTCCGGGGGTGGTATGAGTTCGGCGGCGGGGCGCTGGCCGATATGGGCCATTACAGCCTGTGGCCGGTATTCCAGGTCTTTGATCTGGACGCACCGGTGATGGTGGAGTCGCGGCCCAGCCACGTCTGCGCGCTGAAGGACAGCGTGTCCGTGCGCATCAGGAATGACTACTCGTTCCCGGCGGCATGCACGATACGATTCAAGTTCGCCGCGAAAGGTTCGCGTCCTGCGCTCGACCTGTTCTGGTACGACGGCTCAATGCGACCGCCATCGCCGGAAGAGTTGGAGGCGGAGAATACGGAACTGCCCGCCGAGGGGATGATGTTCGTAGGCGACAATGGCAAGATACTCGCCGGGTTCCGCGGCGAGGATCCTCACATTATCCCTGGGAAGAAAATGCGGGAATTTCAGGCAGCGGAAAAGGCCCGGCAAGGGCATCCGGGCCAAGCCCGGCGCGAAGCTGCGGCATCGTGGGTGGCCGCCTGCAAGGGCGGACCGCCCAGCTACGGGGATTTTTTGCGAGCCGGGTCTATTTCAGCCGCCTTCAACCTGGGGGCGGTGTCGTTGCGCTTGGGCGGCAGACGGCTGCTCTTTGACGCACCGCGCTGCAAAGTCCCCAATGTCGCGGAAGCTGACCGATGCCTGGGACGTGAGTATCGAGCAGGATGGGAGTTAACAGGGCCGAAGGCTTAGGAAAGGGCGTCATGCCACGGCTTTACTCCCAAATCTCGTTGTAGAAGTCCCGGATATTGCCCCGGATCCCGGCCTGCTTGAGCTTGATAGCGGAGCGGGGATGCTGGTTCAGAGAACCGGTGATTCTATACGCCAGATCGAACCCCCACAGCGGTTCCAAGCGCATGGATTCTACCGTGTCATGCGCGCAGCGCAGGACAGGGAGCAGGTCGTATCTGGGGTTGTGCAGAAGACTGATCCGCATCCACATCCGGCAGTTGCCGGCCCCGCGGCCAAGCGCGGTCATGATGGCACTCTACCTTTTGTTGCCCCGAACGATGGTCTCGATGTTGTTGGCGGCGGCCAGGTGCAGGTTGTGGTGGATATGCACCCCAATCTCTGAGCCGCGCACTGTCCATATTTTGGACAGTCCTCCTGCCTGCCCGCCTTTTCCAGTCCCCACTGACCTCGGCATCTTTGGCTTGGCGATACGGTGCCGGGATGGTGGTGCTACGGTGTGTATCCCATGGGGAGCGCTCCCCATGGGATACACACCGTAGCCCAACCGCATCAGCAGGCTATCCCCAGCGTGCCGCCATGGTAACAGCGCCGCCCTGAGCGCGAGGGGGAAAGATTGAATGGGGGCCTTGCTTTTTCGTCTGTGTTCCAGTTAGTCTGCGCGTTGTTGCGTCCAAAACCTTAGCATATTCTATGAATTCGATTCCAAACCAGAGCATGAACCCTGGCGAGTCCCGCCGCACTTTCATCAAGAAGGCCGCCAGCGTGGCCGCGGCGGTCAGCGCCACCAATCTGTTCAAGACCCCCGTGTACGGCCAGAACCAGGCGCCTTCGACCGGCCGGGTCCTTGGCGCCAATGACCGCATCAACGTGGCCTACATCGGCACCGGCAAGCAGGGCATGCTCCACGTCAACCTGGAAAAGAAACATGCCCAGGACAACAACATTGCCCAGGTGGCGGTGTGCGACGTTTACCAGCGGCATCTGGACCAGGCACGGCAGGCCATCGGCGTGAGCGAGGCCGGCGCATACCGGGATCACCGGAAGCTGCTGGAGCGGAAGGACGTTGACGCCATCATTACGGCAACGACAGACGTGTGGCACGGCCAAGTGAGCATTGACGCGCTGGAGGCGGGGAAACATGTGTTTTGCGAGAAGCCGATGACCCGGTATTTGGCCGAGGCATTCGAGGTCTATGACGCTGTCAAGAAGACCGGCAAGACGTATGTGATCGGCTCGCAAGGCTGCATGGACTCCAAGTGGCACAAGGCGGCGGAGTGGATCAAGGCAGGCAAGCTTGGCCCGCTGGTCTGGGGCCAGGGCTCTTATTGCCGCAACAACAAAAACAACAGCGAGTGGACGTTCCCGGTTGATGCGGGGGTGTCGGAGCAGAACCTGGACTGGGTCCGCTGGCTGGGTAAGGTGCCAAAGATCCCTTTCAACCCCGATCACTACTTTAGCTGGCACAAGTATTACGCGTATAATTCCGGCATTATCGGCAACCTCCTGCCACACCGCTTCCAACCGCTGATGCTGGCGACCGGCAACCCCGAGTTTCCGCGCCGTGTGGTGGCCACCGGCACACGCAAAGTCTCGACTGACCGCGACATCACCGACACGACCCATTTGCTGACGGAGTTTCCCAGCGGTCTGACCCTGGCGGTAGTCGGGACCACGGTCAATGAGCAGGGCCTGCCCGAGGTCATAAGGGGCCGGAAGGCGACGCTGCATTTCGCCTCAAGCCAGAACCGGGTGGAGCTGAAGCCGGAGGCTATTTTCACGGATGAGCTGGAGGCGGAGGCATTCGCGGACCCACAGCCGCCGGAGAGAATTGAGCGGCTCGAGAAGAACTTCTTCGACTGCATTCGCAGCGGCAAGGTGCCCGTGGCAAACGTTGAACTGGCCATTCGGGCGCAGACGGTGCTCTGCCTGGCGGAGATGTCCGAGCGGCTGGGTTTGGCGCTGTTCTTCGACGAGAAGACGCGGACGGTCAAGACCGGCGACGGCCGCGTCGTGCCGCCGCTGACCTACGACAGCGTGGTGCCGCCGATGGGTTAGGCCTTTTCTGCGAGCAGATCCCGGCGGGCGCCGCTGAGGAGTTGTTCGATGAAAGTGGTGGAATAAACGCCGCGGCGGAAGTTGGGGTCCTGCAGAATCGCCTGCTGGAAAGCGATGGTCGTCTTTACACCAGTGATCATGTACTCACTCAGCGCGCGGCTCATCTTGTCCATGGCATCGCGCCGGTCGCGGCCGACAGTAACGAGCTTGGCAATCATCGAGTCGTAGGACGAGGGAATCGTGTAGCCGGCGTAGGCATGGGTGTCCACGCGGACACCGCGGCCGCCGGGCTGGTAATACATCTCGATCCGCCCGGGGCTGGGACGGAAGTCATCGAAAGCATCTTCCGCGTTGATGCGGCATTCGATGGCGTGGCCCTTGAAGTGAATGTCGCTCTGGGAATGGCGCAGAGGTTCGCCCATCGCAAGCATGATCTGATAGCGCACCAGGTCAATGCCGGTGACTTCCTCAGTAACCGGGTGCTCGACCTGAATGCGCTTGTTCACTTCGAGGAAGTAGAACCGGCCATCGGAGTCCACGATGAATTCCACCGTTCCCGCGTTGGTGTAGTTGGCGGCTTCGGCAATCTTGATCGCGGCCTTGCCCATCCTTTCGCGGAGCTTCTTGAACCGCGGATTGTCCAGCAGCGGTGAAGGGGCTTCCTCGACGACCTTCTGATTGCGGCGCTGGATGGAGCAATCCCGCTCGCCCAGGTGAATGATGTGGCCTTTATGGTCGCCCAGAATTTGGAACTCAATGTGGTGAGGGTTCTCGATGAACTTCTCGACATATACCCCGGAGTTGCCGAAGGCCTTCTCAGCCTCGCCGCGCGCGGTGTGAAAGCCTTTAACCAGCGAGATGTCATTATGAGCGACCCGCATGCCCCGGCCACCACCGCCGGCGATGGCTTTGATCATCACCGGGTAACCGATGCGCTTGGCCACCATCAGGGCGTCCTGCTCGGTGTCCACCACTCCGTCCGAACCGGGAGGCGTGGGCACGTCTGCCTTCTTGGCCAATGCCCGGCTGACAGCCTTGTCCTCCAGGGCATTCATAGCGCGAGAGTTTGGGCCGATAAAGCGGATGTTGCAGCTCTCGCAGACATCCGCGAAGTGGGCATTCTCGGCCAGGAAACCATAACCGGGATGGATGGCATCCACATCGGTGATTTCCGCCGCGCTGACGATCCGGTCAATCCGCAGGTAGCTTTCGCCAGCAGGAGCTTTGCCGATACAGATAGCTTCGTCGGCCAACTGGACGTGCATCGAGTTGGCGTCCGCTTCCGAGTAGATCGCCACGGTGCGGATATTGAGTTCCTTGCAGGCGCGAATGATGCGCACGGCGATTTCGCCGCGATTGGCGACCAGAATTTTCTCGAACATGCCTGGAGACGTTGAAGCGTTAAGTCGTTAAGGCGAAACCCGTGGCCAAAACATCCTTAATCCGGTTCAGGAGGGGCGGAGCTTGAACAGAGCCTGGCCGAATTCCACCGGTTTGGCGTTCTCTACCAGCACCTGTGTAATGACCCCCTTGGCTTCAGCTTTGATCTCGTTCATCACCTTCATAGCCTCGATGATGCACACCACCGTGTCGGCGTTGACCTCGGTGCCCACCTCGACGTAGGGGGCGGATTCGGGGGACGGCGCGCGGTAGAACGTGCCAATCATGGGGGACTTGATTTCAAGTTCATTGCTGGCAGGCACTGCGGTGGGGGGGGGTGCCGGGGCAGGAACCGCCACCACTGGTGGCTGGGCATAGACTACGGGGGGCGGATCTTCATTACTGACCACAGAACTACCCCCGTTCGCTCCGCGCCTAAGCCTGATCTTGAAGTCCTGCTTTTCGAGTTCGAACTCCGTTACGGCGTTCTTCCTCATCAGGTCAATAATGGCTTTAATGTCTTTTAGGTCCACAGTTGTTTGTTGCCTTACGCCAAACCTACTATCTTAATTGAGCAAGACGCTAGCAAACCCGTCCGATGTCGTCAACAGACAATCTCCAGGCAAAATTAGGGTGGATTTCGGCCGAGTTTAAGCCTTAGAAACGCCCCAACACAGCGCGAAAAGGGCCATGCGAGGCGCCATTATTACCTCGCGTTAACGTTAACGGCAGCCTCCAAGGCCAATAAGTAGGAATTGGCTCCAAAACCGAGGATTTGGCCGCAACAAACCGGGGCGATAATCGATATATGCCGGAATTTTTCCCGGGCGTGAATGTTCGAAAGGTGGACTTCGATGGTAGGTATGCCGACGGCGGCAATGGCATCGCGCAGGGCGACGCTAGTATGGGTGTAGGCAGCGGCGTTCAAGACGATGGCGTCAAACCTCCCCTTGGCCTGCTGAATCCAAGAGATCAGTTCACCTTCCTGATTGGATTGGTGGAATTCCACTGCCGCCTTGAGCTTCTTGGCCCGGGCGCGGACTTTGGCCTCGATTTCGGCCAGAGTCGTCCGCCCGTAAACCTCAGGCTCCCGCTGGCCAAGCAGGTTCAGGTTCGGGCCGTTGAGGAACAGGATTCTCATTCCGGTGCCCGAAACTAGCGGCTTTGGGCTCTGTTGTCGAGTGGATTCCTGACGGACTTGGGCGGATGTGAGCCGTTGGTGTTCTTGATGCCCAAGAGCCAGCCCAGGAAGGCAAAAACTGGCCAGGCGAGAGCGGGGATATAAAGCCCAAATTCGACCAGACCTTGCAGGCTCCAACCAAGTGCCCCCAGCCAGACCGCGAAGACCTGCCAATTGTCGTGCCCCGTGGCTGAACTCTCGCCCGCACGGGGAAAACTGCATACCAATGCACTCACAATGAACAGGGTGTAGGCCAGGAAGCCCACAAAACCGGAGTCAGAAGCCTGCTGCAAGTAGTCGTTGTGCGTCAGGCGCGCCATTTCGGATTCCGGACGCTTGACCTTCTGATAGGCGCTCGCGAAGGTGCCGGGACCGGTGCCGAGCAGAGGTTTGTCCATGGCGGTTTGGACCGCAGCGCCCCAATAGTCGAACCGTGCGCCGACGCTTGTTGCGCCCTTTTGAAAGAACACCGCGTGCCGCCAGAAGAAACCAGCCAGCCCGGCCAGCAGAATCGCGGTCACGAGGGCGAGTTTGAGCTGCCGGCTGAAGGGAAAGCGCAGCAACCCGACCAGTCCAATCAACAGCATCAGCAGCCAGCCGCCCTTCGAGCCCGACCAGTAGAGGCAGGCCAGGCCAGCGACTCCGACCACGCCCATCAGAAACCACCGGGCGGCCGGGGTCAGAATCGCGCGCAACTGCCACAGGCCTGCCAATGTGGCAGGCAGCAGCAGCAGCAACGCTCCAGCCAGAGTATTGGGATAAAAGAGCGTTGCGAAGATGCGGTTGCTGTTGATCTTCTTGAGGTAATCCGGGGAGACCTCCGTCAGCCCGGGATACACGTAGAGAAAGAAGTAACGGCGCGAAGCCTCCAAACCGCCGAGGTGTTGCTCCCAGCCTGCTGCCAGGACGATAAGGAAACCGCCCAGCAAGCCGGCCCAGAACAGCCAGAGTCGTCGAACACGGCTAAGAGAAAAGTAACCCAGGTAGAAGCAAACGGCACACGCAATAAAGTGCTTCAAGGTGGCTTCGGTGAGAGTGGGCTCGGCCGATTTTGTGCTGGCAATGCATTGCCAAACCAGCCAGACCATCGGTAAAACGACCACCCACCAAGGCGCAGATAATTTCCAGCGCGCGACGGAGACCCCAACCAGGGCGGTCAACGCCAGCAATCCATACGCCCAGCCGATTGGCCACGGATAGCTGAACAGGAACTCGTTCAACTGGGTCGGGGCGGTGACCCACTTCTCTGTAATGGGCGGATTGCCGAACTTCAGGAGCGATAATCCCAGGAGTACGCCGAACATCCCGGCGAACACAGCAGGTAGCAGGTCACTGCGCTGGGCTCCCACGGCTGGCGGTTCGGGCTTCATGGTTGGCGAGACCGCCCCACCCGGTCAGCCAGGAACTGTCGTCTCGACCAATGCATGGCACTGCCGGTCAACACCGCCAAAGCGATAGCCCAGCCTGGCCGACGCCCCGCTTCCATGGAAAGATCCGCCGCCTTGGTAGCGGCGCCCGATTGCGTCCGCTGAGGCCTGAACTCGAAGCCTGTCCGGCAGGAGAGTTCCCATACCAGTGCGTGTCATAGATTGAGCTTCAGCAGCCCAACCTCCAGGGCCAGCGCCTCCTGAACATTGGTGTGGAGCCAGCGTTGGAGTTGCTCGATGATGCGCAGGTTCTCCAGGGCGGCTTTGGGCGAGATACGCCTGGCCACGCGCTGGGTCCCCACCAACCGCGGAAACGCCAGCAACGAGTTGACTCCTGATTCAGGACCTTGGAGTCTGGCCTTTGGGCTCTCGCCTTCTGCCAACGTCTGGAACCACACATCGCGCAGCCACCATTGCAGGGCGAGGAGAAAATCGGACCGCTGGCGGCGATACTCGGCTTCCACGGCGGCTTTGAATTCCTGCTCCCACCGATCGCGCAGGTCCTCTTCAGCGTCCTCGTATTTCTCCAGCGGCGAGCGTGCGGTAAGCGTCTCCTCGATGCTTGTCCGGACTGCATTGAGCTTTCGCAGCAGCACATCCATGAGGCGATAGCGGCCTAGCAGGCTCTTCTGCTCCGCCGCCGCCATCTCGCTGAAAGTCGTCAGCCACTCCATTTGCGCCGGCGCCAACAGTTGCGGTCCTTCGGCGGCGAAGTTCAAGCGCAAGCACCGTGACAGGATAGTTTCAAGCAGCCGCTGCGGCTCGGTGGTCAGGAGAATCAGGACGGAGTGAGGCGGGGGCTCTTCGAGGGTCTTGAGGAAGGCATTAGCCGCATTCTCGTTCATCCGGTCGGCGGCGACGAGGATGCCGAACTTGTATTGGCTCTCGGCCGGCTTGAGATTGACCGCGTCCAGCAGCACACGTGGCGGGCCGTCCTCGCGGTGGACGATCTGGTTGATCTTTATCTGGCGCAGCTTGGACACAGGACGCACCCAGAAGACATCAGCGTGATTGCCGTCCTCAACTTTCTGGCAGTTCAGACATCGGTCGCAGCAGTCAACGGCCACACCGCTCCGCTTAACTGGGTGCAGGCAATTGAGGGTCTTGGCCAGCGTCCGCGCAAGCGCTTCCAACTCATCGAGCTTGTGGCCGGTGAAGAGGTAGGCATGGGCCAACCGCCTGCGCTCGAGCGAGCGTTGCAGCAACTCCACGCTTTGCGCTTGTGCCGGAAAGTCTTTGAATGCCATTGCAACTGTTATAGTGGGCCCGGCAGGAGAAGGGAAGCGGGCATTTCTTCCTCGCTATGGCCCGCCGGCACCTCTCTGAGCAGGGGCGTCTCGCCGAGCGGACCTGGATCAGGTAAAGACCGCACGTTTCGGCGAATAGCCTCTGACTTGCATTTTGGGCTTTGAAAACCGGGCGGGATGCGTAGGCTGGGCGCACGCTTATGGCAAAACAACAATACCAATTCTGTTTCGGTCCCTGGAATATCAGCGAAGGTCAGGATCCCTACGGCCCGCCCACACGGCCGGCCCAGACGTTCGACTGGAAGCTCAAACAACTCAAGAAGCTCGGCTTCGACGCCATGATGTTTCATGACGACGACGCGGTGCCGGACATTGACGGAAAGTCTGACGCGCAGTTGCGCAAGGAATCCAAGGAGCTGAAGACGAAGCTGGCGGATGCGGGCGTGGCGGCGGAGATGGTGGCGCCGCGGCTGTGGTTCAGCCCCAAGACGATTGACGGGGCCTACACGAACAACGACCCGAAGTGCCGGCAGTATGCCATCGAGCGCTCGCTGCGGTGCATTGACGTGGCGAATTACCTGGGCACGGATCTGATCGTGCTGTGGCTGGCGCGAGAAGGCACCTACCTGCGGGAAGCCAAGAATGGCCGACGCAGCGTTGACCTGCTGGTGCAGGCGCTGGACAAGATGCTCGCGCATGACCGCAGAATACGCATTTCGATCGAACCCAAGCCCAATGAGCCGATGGATCATGCGTATGTGCCAACCATCGGCCACGCGCTTGCGATTGCGCAATTGACACGCGACCCGAAGCGGGTGGGCTGCCTCATTGAATCAGCCCACGCCATCCTGGCGGGGCTGGATCCGGCCGATGAAATTGATTTCGCGATGGCCTTCGGCAAGCTTTGGTCGCTGCACCTCAACGACCAGAACGGGCTTAAGTTTGACCAGGACAAGCCTTTCGCCAGCTCGAACCTGCGAGTCGCATTCAATCAGGTGCGGGCGCTGGAGCGCAACGGCTATGGGAAGAATGGCGAATATGTGTGCTTCGACGTGCATCCGTTCCGGTCAACAAAGGTCGAGCACTGGCTGGCGCACCTGAGCAACAGCCGGCGCACGTTCATGAAGCTGGTGCGCAAGGCGCGGACGTTCGACGAGAAGGCGGCGCGGCAGCTCGTGGCCGACCGCAATTACGCGGCGCTGGACCAGATGGTGCTGGAGCACCTGATGGGCGAGTAGTTGCGCGGAGCGCGGAAGGCAAACGGGAGCAGGCCACCCCTGCCCTGCCCTTTTCCCACGAAATCAGTAAGCCGCCCGGTCGCCGGGCGGCTTACAATTCTTTTACACTTCTGTTGCCGGGCCGTGACAAGTTTGGATGGCCGACGGGCTAGCTTGGGCGCATAATGATGCCATGAAGAAGGTCGCGCTGGTATTCGTGCTGGCGGTGCTGGGGCCGAGCCTGGTGCTGGCCTGGCTGGCGGTGCGTTCGCTGCGCGACCAGCAGTTCATTCTGGAACGGCAGCAGTCGCTGCTCTACCAAGGCGTGGCAGACGCGAAGGCGAAGGAGGTGCAGGACGCGCTGGCGGAGTGCCAGCGCAGCTTTGTGGGCCAGGTGGCGAAGCTGCTGAGGCCAGACAACACGAAGCGCGTCACCGTCATGTTTGATGACCTGCTGCGGAAGGACTGGCCGCTGGCGCAAGTGGGTTTCGCGGTGAGCCTGGCCGGCGATATCATTGCGCCCACGGTCCTGGGGGGGGCCGAAGCGCGCCGATTCCTGGACGACAATGGCCGATTCCTGGCCAATCGGGAGATTGCCAACGTGTACGCCAATTACTCGCAGGTTCTCAACATTGGCAACAACGCGATGCTACAGAACTCTGTGGAGCCGGAGACCCAAAACGCAATCAGGCAAGCCGGGGTGAACACGTTTCAGCAGCGGAGCGTGGTGCCCCAGCAACAGGCCATTGACAATCAGCGGGCGGCGCAGACGGAGCAGGGTCAGTTTTCCCGGCTGCTGGCGGCGTCGGCGGAGTTCCGGCAGGTGATCGGCGAAGAGAGCGAGGGAACCATCGCGCGCTTCGTGGACAACAAGCTGGACGTGCTGGTGTGGCATCGGCCGCCGAACCAGTCGAACCTGGTCTTCGGCGCGCAATTGGCCTTGTCCCGGCTGGTGGAGGGGTTGAGCGCGGGGGTGCGCCAGATCGAGCCGGCGCTGCGGGAGGAGATTTGCGTGGCGCTGCTGGATGACACGGCCAAGCCCGTCGCGCTGTCGCATCCGGGGTTTCGGGCCACATGGAAGCGGCCGTTCGTGGCGACGGAGATCGGGGAGGCGCTGCCGCATTGGGAGGTGGCGGTTTACCTGTTGAACCCGGCAAAGCTGTCGCAGTCGGCGCGCCTGGTGACGCTGACGCTAGGGCTGTTGATCGGGGTGCTGTTGCTGGCGATCGGGATCGGGAGTTGGCTGATTGTCACGGACCTGAACCGACAACTCACCCTGGCGCGGCAGAAGACGGACTTCGTCAGCAACGTCTCACACGAGTTGAAGACGCCGCTTACTTCGATTCGCATGTTCGCGGAACTGCTGGCCGAAGGGCGCGTAAACGACCGGGCGAAGCAGCGCTCATACCTGGGGATCATCACGGCGGAGACGGCGCGGCTGACGCGGCTGATCAATAACGTGCTGGACTTTGCCCGCATCGAACGGGGTGAGAAGAAATACCAGTTCCAGGAGTGCGACCTGATCGGGGTAATCCGCGAGACTGCGGAAATCTACCGGCCGCACCTGGAAGCCAACGGATTTCGGTTCGAATGCGATCTACCCGACGAGCCAGTGCGCTTGAACGGTGATCGGGACGCGCTGGCCCAAGTGGTGGTGAACCTGTTGTCCAACGCGGAGAAGTACTCCGACCGCCGGAAAGAAATCACGCTGCGGGTGGCACAGCCCGGTCGCCCCTCGCGATGCGTGGAGGTCAATGTGCTGGATCGAGGCATGGGGGTGCCGACGGGTTGCGCGGAGAAGATATTCGAAAAGTTCTACCGCGCACACGATTCGCTCGGTAATGGAATCCAAGGCTCCGGCCTGGGCCTGACGCTGGCCCGGCAAATCGCGCGGGCACACGGAGGCGATGTGACCTATGAACCGCGCGAAGGAGGCGGGAGCCGCTTTACTCTGAAACTGCCGGTGATGCAGCCGGCCTGAACACCATGAAGACCAAAGTACTGATCGTCGAAGATGATCCGCATATCCTGCTCGGGCTGGAGGAGGTGCTCAAGAGCGACGGGTTCGATGTAGCAGTGTGTAATCGCGGGGACCAGGCGATTGACGCTGTCCGCAAGCACCGCCCGGCACTGGTGTTGTTGGACGTGATGCTGCCCGGTGCGAGCGGCTACGACATCTGCAAAGAGCTTCGCGCCAAGAAGGTCGCCACACCCATCCTGGTGCTCACCGCCAAAGGCCAGGAGATAGACAAAGTGGTGGGACTGAACCTGGGAGCGGATGATTACGTGACCAAGCCGTTTGGCGTGCGCGAGTTGCTGGCGCGGATTCATGCCCTGCTCCGGCGCACCGAGGCGGCTGCCTCGAACGATCCAGCGGCGCAAACGCCATTTCAAATCGGGGCCGCCACCATTGACCCCAAGACGTTTCAGTTAAAGCGCGGGAGCACAGTGGAAGAACTCACCGAGAGGCAGTT
The nucleotide sequence above comes from Candidatus Paceibacterota bacterium. Encoded proteins:
- a CDS encoding HAMP domain-containing sensor histidine kinase: MKKVALVFVLAVLGPSLVLAWLAVRSLRDQQFILERQQSLLYQGVADAKAKEVQDALAECQRSFVGQVAKLLRPDNTKRVTVMFDDLLRKDWPLAQVGFAVSLAGDIIAPTVLGGAEARRFLDDNGRFLANREIANVYANYSQVLNIGNNAMLQNSVEPETQNAIRQAGVNTFQQRSVVPQQQAIDNQRAAQTEQGQFSRLLAASAEFRQVIGEESEGTIARFVDNKLDVLVWHRPPNQSNLVFGAQLALSRLVEGLSAGVRQIEPALREEICVALLDDTAKPVALSHPGFRATWKRPFVATEIGEALPHWEVAVYLLNPAKLSQSARLVTLTLGLLIGVLLLAIGIGSWLIVTDLNRQLTLARQKTDFVSNVSHELKTPLTSIRMFAELLAEGRVNDRAKQRSYLGIITAETARLTRLINNVLDFARIERGEKKYQFQECDLIGVIRETAEIYRPHLEANGFRFECDLPDEPVRLNGDRDALAQVVVNLLSNAEKYSDRRKEITLRVAQPGRPSRCVEVNVLDRGMGVPTGCAEKIFEKFYRAHDSLGNGIQGSGLGLTLARQIARAHGGDVTYEPREGGGSRFTLKLPVMQPA
- a CDS encoding response regulator transcription factor codes for the protein MKTKVLIVEDDPHILLGLEEVLKSDGFDVAVCNRGDQAIDAVRKHRPALVLLDVMLPGASGYDICKELRAKKVATPILVLTAKGQEIDKVVGLNLGADDYVTKPFGVRELLARIHALLRRTEAAASNDPAAQTPFQIGAATIDPKTFQLKRGSTVEELTERQLKLLQMFHAHPGEVLSRDRLLNKVWGYNYYGTTRTLDQVIVQLRKKLGDNGDEPQHLVTVHGVGYKLVL